Proteins from a single region of Catharus ustulatus isolate bCatUst1 chromosome 22, bCatUst1.pri.v2, whole genome shotgun sequence:
- the SDF2 gene encoding stromal cell-derived factor 2 — protein sequence MEAARRPPPLLLPLPVLLPLLAAALGAAGRGGPGPVTCGSVVKLLNVRHNVRLHSHDVRYGSGSGQQSVTGVSAADDGNSYWRVRARTAAVCRRGTPVRCGQAIRLTHLGTGRNLHSHRFTSPLSGNQEVSAFGEAGEGDYLDDWTVVCSGTYWVRDDEVRFQHTSTDVFLSVTGEQYGRPIHGQKEVHGMAASSQNNYWKVMEGIFMQPSEAFQMEQYHAEL from the exons ATGGAggcggcgcggcggccgccgccgctgctgctcccGCTCCCGGTGCTGCTCCCGCTGCTGGCGGCGGCGCTGGGcgcggcggggcgcggcggccccgggcccgTCACCTGCGGCTCGGTGGTGAAGCTGCTCAACGTGCGGCACAACGTGCGGCTGCACTCGCATGATGTGCGCTACGGCTCCG GCAGCGGGCAGCAGTCGGTGACCGGGGTGTCGGCGGCGGATGATGGGAACAGCTACTGGCGGGTGCGGGCCCGCACGGCCGCCGTGTGCCGGCGGGGCACGCCGGTGCGCTGCGGGCAGGCCATCCGCCTCACGCACCTGGGCACCGGCCGCAACCTGCACAGCCACCGCTTCACCTCGCCGCTCTCCGGGAACCAG GAGGTGAGTGCGTTCGGGGAGGCTGGCGAGGGCGACTACCTGGACGACTGGACGGTGGTGTGCAGCGGGACCTACTGGGTGCGGGACGACGAGGTGCGCTTCCAGCACACCTCCACCGACGTCTTCCTCTCGGTGACCGGGGAGCAGTACGGGCGGCCCATCCACGGGCAGAAGGAGGTGCACGGCATGGCCGCCTCCAGCCAGAATAACTACTGGAAGGTGATGGAGGGCATCTTCATGCAGCCCAGCGAGGCCTTCCAGATGGAGCAGTACCACGCTGAGttgtga